TATTGGGTTGTTGTGTTAGGTGAGCCGCCAATCGTTAAGCGAAGATCGGAttccaaatatatatgCTGGATAGggtattttaaaaaaaaagtaacGTATGTGTgtaagtatatatatatatatatacatataaataaataaataaaaaatattattatttaaagtttttatAGATATGGAGCCGGATCTAAATCCGGTATGGAATTTGAATCTTGTAAATCGCTccaatgaaaatgattattttcttggagttctaaattcttgaaagtatgtaattttgatttcatTTGAGTTAATTCATCCTCTGCAATATTTATAGCGTTTTCCAATTGTTGTAATTTATGATGTTCTAATTCATTGGCCCAATTATGAGATTCGTAATTGGAAGGTTTTGGATGAAGAGTATCATTACCACGATCATTCAGCCAATcccaaatattattttctgcATTAATAATTACATTTACATCTTTATGTTTGATGAGAGGTAGTTTCCCCTTCtttttatgattattattcaagTTATCTTCGTAAACGTCATAAAGAGTTCTTAAACTTGGAACAAGATTATATTCTGCACCATCTACTACAAGTCTTCCTGATTTGACCATTTCGATATCGTAGGATGGTTTATGATGGAACAAGGGTGAGATCAAGGAGTAGAGGATCACAAAGAGGAAAACTAGTCCAACTTGATATTTCAAAGAAAACTGTGTTGGAGGAAGTAAAGATAGAATGGTGGAGATTAGAGAGGGAGAGGAGGATGGAGCAGGGGCCATGGTTTCTTGTGGTATTTCCACAGGAGTTTCCAATTCCAATTTGGTCTCCACTTTCAATGATTTCTTGTTCTGTTTCTTCTTGGAActtgaagaagatgaagctGCGTTTGCACTTGCAGCTGCACTTGCATTGATGATGGATTTGATTGAACGATTTAAAGattgaatcaaatattgGTTTGAAGATTTTTGACCATCGATAGAACCTTTTTCAATGGCACCCTTTAAGAAGGATTTACCTGTCCAAACGATATTTGTGATGGCAGTGAAGTTTGTAGTATTGTTACTGCCCCAAGAGAGATAAATTCTTGTTTGTACAGAGAAATTGTTGCCCGAGGGGACATCTGGTGTTTTGACGATTTGTTTTACAAGACAGTATGAATTGAAATCTTGATGTTCGATAATTTCTTGTATGAGACATTTTGTCTGTTTGGGACCCAAAGAATTGTTCAAAGGTTTTGTATAAGAATATTCTCTTGTAttgttattgaattttggTATTGCGGAGagattaatatttttttgagtGGTGATTACATTTTTCATATATGAAGTATTGTCACCAAATAAAAGTTGGAAAACAACACCAAGAGGAGCTGGTAAGGAGACGTTTTGATCGAtgattttttcatctttctCCTTGGCGATTGTAGGAGTGGTGGGAGCGTGTGTGAGTGGGGATGTGTTTGGCAAGGCAGACCATTTGCCTGCGGGTTTATGTTTTGTAGAAGTAGTAGCGGCCGATGATTTGGCTGCCGATGATGTTATTGTTGCGGAAGAAGGGGTTGATGATGATGCAACGGCCTTTGCATgatttgtatatttttcaatagataAAAATTTCTCGACTTCACCAATCAATAACTTGGAATCTGCGGGGACACCGTCAAACGTTCCCTTCTCGACTGCCCCTTTGATCCAACTCTTGCCGGACCATTGGACAGTTAGATAAATTGACAAATGGGTTGTATTATTGGAAGCCcaattgaagataaaaGTGGATTTGACAGAGAAATTGTTGCCGGAGGGGACGTCGGGGGTCTTTGATAGCTGTACGATCTTGACGTATTGGTTCAAATCGGAATGGTCTAAAGTTTCGATGACATTGCAGCGTGTCTTGCTTGGACCTATGTGGCCTCCATTCAACGGTTTAGTGTAGGAGTATTGTCTTTTCTTGGTAGGGGAGAGCAATGGTTGAACATCTTTGATATCGTAAGCCTTTTGTGCTTTTAAGACAGAGATGAACATGGCGGTGTCGGGACCGTATAGGATATCGATGACGTGGCCCAGGGGGGCGTTGAAGATGTGGTCtatgatttttttctcgCCATTGGCAGGGGTATAGTTTGGGTTTGTAGGGGAATGGTGGAGGGGTCCCAGGGAGTCTGACGTTGGGGTGTGTTTGATGGAAGGTTCTTCTTGGGAGGTGACATCGGTGGACAGGGCAGACGGTGAAGTGGAGGAGACAGAGGAAAGGTCGTCGGAGTTCGAACCGTCGGAATTCGAATCGTCGTCGTCGGAATCCGTATCGGTATTGAAATCGGAGTTCGAAGTGGCTTGAACACCTCTGTACCGTCTGCCCAAGATGATTTGGTTCCAAATGTTGGTAATCAGGTCAAACGTCACATCTCTGGAGATAAACGACGCGAATCTATACTTGGAATGCAACGTATCGATGACGATGCCGTTGGGGAAGATGCCGACGGTggatttcttcttcaattggACGACATCTTTGAATGGGATGATCACACAACTGACCCAGCCGAGGATGTTTGAATTGAAACAAACGTTGTGGTCCGTGATGTACATTTTGCCCTGCAATAGGATATCCCTTGACAGCGCACAATTCACTTCACTGATGAGTCTTTCGTTGGGGGAAATGCCGGCGGTATCTTTGAAAATCGAATGGAATTCCGAGTTTTTCCGGTCGCTGGAATAGGAAACGTCGTGTAATTGGAAAGAGTTGTCGATCTCTACATTCAAGGCGCATTCCTCCTTCTGCAATAGGAAAGTGTTTGTGGATCTGGGAGTGTCGAGAGTGGAGGAGACACTTGCCGTGAGGAATGGGTGTGGCGGGGTGTTTTGAGAAGTGAGAGAGGAGGAAGAGAGGTCGTGAGAAGCCGTTAGCAGTTTGAGACCCTTTTTCGAAGTGGAATTGCGTTTGTGGATGGGAGATGGGCTAGTGGGATCTTTGTCCTTGGAAGTAGAGGGGAGAGAAGAGAAATCGGTTGAATGGCGCGATTTCGAGATGGACAGGGGGCTTGGCAAAAGCGCCTTTGTTAGAGTTGGCGAGAAATTGCAGTGTGAGGTCGAAGTCGTATGGCGCGGAGAAGTATCGAGATGGTGTAGATGGATGCTACGAGAGGTGGAATGAGGCGTGTGAGGCGTGTGAGGCGCGTGAGGCGTGTGACCCATGTCACGGGCAGCAGTGGCAGCTCTAGCGGGTGTGTTGAAATCACGTTGAGCGTTGGTGCTAGTCTTTGATTTAGACTTTGACACCTCAGAGAAACTACTGGCACGGGCGGTCTCACGTGTAAATTGGTGCGAATGACGTGCCGGTGAAGGCTCAGCTTCCTCTTGCGATTGACGGTCATCGAGAGCCCCATAGGAATGGGACCGTTGCTGACGCGTCAGATGAGGACGTGTTA
This genomic stretch from Henningerozyma blattae CBS 6284 chromosome 1, complete genome harbors:
- the TBLA0A03240 gene encoding uncharacterized protein (similar to Saccharomyces cerevisiae YSP2 (YDR326C) and YHR080C; ancestral locus Anc_5.370); the encoded protein is MGLLRRDRPHEKSRRLRELFSPRVESGTTAAGKASTPPMQTPTETETQKQTPTQKTGSAKQAPGKPVSKKPVQRTSPKSPAKSPAKSTAKSASKPASKPTTQTSTPVCNSPLASPTDPLPVIVLQKTHSMGSPPRLSLADFDGEQAEPPAELPRPPAEIKHYATLPLQQSHNSSSLLHRDASAPSLTRPHLTRQQRSHSYGALDDRQSQEEAEPSPARHSHQFTRETARASSFSEVSKSKSKTSTNAQRDFNTPARAATAARDMGHTPHAPHTPHTPHSTSRSIHLHHLDTSPRHTTSTSHCNFSPTLTKALLPSPLSISKSRHSTDFSSLPSTSKDKDPTSPSPIHKRNSTSKKGLKLLTASHDLSSSSLTSQNTPPHPFLTASVSSTLDTPRSTNTFLLQKEECALNVEIDNSFQLHDVSYSSDRKNSEFHSIFKDTAGISPNERLISEVNCALSRDILLQGKMYITDHNVCFNSNILGWVSCVIIPFKDVVQLKKKSTVGIFPNGIVIDTLHSKYRFASFISRDVTFDLITNIWNQIILGRRYRGVQATSNSDFNTDTDSDDDDSNSDGSNSDDLSSVSSTSPSALSTDVTSQEEPSIKHTPTSDSLGPLHHSPTNPNYTPANGEKKIIDHIFNAPLGHVIDILYGPDTAMFISVLKAQKAYDIKDVQPLLSPTKKRQYSYTKPLNGGHIGPSKTRCNVIETLDHSDLNQYVKIVQLSKTPDVPSGNNFSVKSTFIFNWASNNTTHLSIYLTVQWSGKSWIKGAVEKGTFDGVPADSKLLIGEVEKFLSIEKYTNHAKAVASSSTPSSATITSSAAKSSAATTSTKHKPAGKWSALPNTSPLTHAPTTPTIAKEKDEKIIDQNVSLPAPLGVVFQLLFGDNTSYMKNVITTQKNINLSAIPKFNNNTREYSYTKPLNNSLGPKQTKCLIQEIIEHQDFNSYCLVKQIVKTPDVPSGNNFSVQTRIYLSWGSNNTTNFTAITNIVWTGKSFLKGAIEKGSIDGQKSSNQYLIQSLNRSIKSIINASAAASANAASSSSSSKKKQNKKSLKVETKLELETPVEIPQETMAPAPSSSPSLISTILSLLPPTQFSLKYQVGLVFLFVILYSLISPLFHHKPSYDIEMVKSGRLVVDGAEYNLVPSLRTLYDVYEDNLNNNHKKKGKLPLIKHKDVNVIINAENNIWDWLNDRGNDTLHPKPSNYESHNWANELEHHKLQQLENAINIAEDELTQMKSKLHTFKNLELQENNHFHWSDLQDSNSIPDLDPAPYL